AATGTTTTAAGAACAAGAATTAATGGTCTTCCAATTGATGAAAAGGATAACTTTTACATTAACTTTAGTGAAATATTTGACGTTTTTGTATACTTTTTATATTACACAACACTCTCAAACATATTTTTAGGTTTTGTAATGATGATTTTATCATTTAAATACAATTCTGAAAAAGTACTTAAATGGACTTTCAACGCAATAATTTTAATCACTATAACTTTTTTAGTATATTGAGCATTAATTTCGTGAACTCAAAAATGAAAGGATATTTCAAGATCAATTGGCTCAATAATAACTCGTTGTATCAATCCAATATTAGGATTTATTTGTTTATTTATTGTTAGAAAAAAAGTGAGATTTTGCATAAAAAGTGTTTTACTTTGTTCTATTCTTGTTATTTCATATTTCTTATTTGCATTTATTGTATATTTCGCAACTGGGGCAAATGAAAACTTTAAAAATGGAGCAATAATTTATAAATTCCTTCATTTCTATCGTCCTTTCTATGTCAAAAATGGACAATTAGCGATAATTATTCCACTTGATATTATTATCTTTTTAATTGGACTTTTTGTACCTATTGCAATTGGTTATTTTTGAAAATTTGTTTACAGAATTCAAAATGCTAAATGCAAAAAACAATAAACAATAATATTTAAATTTTAATTGTTATATGCATAATTGAAAATGCATATAACTTTTTAAACAAACAAACAAAAAAAAAAAAAAAAAAAAGATCAATAATATGCTATGAAAAATTCATAATCATTTTTCAGTGGATGTGTTATTTAGCAACTTAAATTACTATGTTAAACCTTAAGAAAATACCAAAAAATGAGCAACTTTTTATTAAGAAATGAAAAAGGGGATAACTAAATGTAAAAAACAACAACCATTATTTTATTAATGATCATTGTTTCATCAACAAAATTCAAGCTGTCATTCGATTTTGCATTTTGAATATTAGAACAAAATCCGAATTCTCTCACTTTGTTCTCTCCTACAACGCGTTATTAAATCACCCCGAACAAATCTAATATACCTATAACAATAAGGAAAAACACCCCGAAGGTAATAAATTTTCATATCCATCTCATATATAATCCTTTCTATTAAAATTAATTTTAACACAAGAACAAAAATATTTATAAATTATGAAAACATATGTAACTTAAGGATAAATACAGCTTTCTTTTTTTCATGTATTCCATAATAAAATTATTTTTTTAAAAAGGGGCGCCATTAAATTATTTAAAAAGTATATATAATCACTATAAAATATCAGAAAGTATTAAAAATATAATTATATATTACATTAATTTACAAA
This DNA window, taken from Mycoplasmopsis cynos, encodes the following:
- a CDS encoding MAGa3780 family membrane protein, whose product is MKQNFKTKQQLSIFIMGLFVLLSTMFFVLLNVLRTRINGLPIDEKDNFYINFSEIFDVFVYFLYYTTLSNIFLGFVMMILSFKYNSEKVLKWTFNAIILITITFLVYWALISWTQKWKDISRSIGSIITRCINPILGFICLFIVRKKVRFCIKSVLLCSILVISYFLFAFIVYFATGANENFKNGAIIYKFLHFYRPFYVKNGQLAIIIPLDIIIFLIGLFVPIAIGYFWKFVYRIQNAKCKKQ